From Bacteroidota bacterium, the proteins below share one genomic window:
- a CDS encoding PKD domain-containing protein: protein MFLKRLAFWFSLSLLLFSVQRSSASHSMGSDLTYQCLGGNTYQVTLSFYRDCVGVPADGWADILIQSSCYPAFYITLDPIPGTGQEITPICSTEVTTCSGGTYTGIQEYVYTGTVTLPGPCADWTFSYNLCCRNAAITNINLPANSLMYIFATLDNTSGICNNSPVFSNKPVPFVCLGQQFCFNHGAYDPDGDSLVYQMITPLDQAGLGVTYLAPFNALNPLSSSPAMTFNPATGDICMTPTNLEVTVMAVLVNEYRNGVLIGSVERDIQVTVINCSNIIPSVSGINGTNSFATSVCAGSQLCFNVFSSDADAAQNTTLSWDFSIPGATFVTTPGTRESGTFCWTPSAADISTVPYCFTVTVQDDNCPYAGSQTFAYCISVNGLAVNAGPDVALGCTSGATQATLNATITGVNGPYTYSWSSGQTTSSITVGAGTYIVTATGGGCTGRDTVVVAGGSPNPVAAFSFTDDCTGTIATFTDQSSVSVGGFSGYQWNFGDGTTAAIQNPTHTYSAPGTYNVTLIVQTPGGCSDTITQAVTLTPELPTAAFTAPPVCFGSSTSFTDQSVSNPAITTWQWIFGDGTTSGAASPTHTYADTGSYTANLTITNAAGCTSTISQTVVVHPLPAPNLGPDVAYCDGGSASFTATGGGTYAWTPGGMSDSVITVNPTTTTSYTVTVTNVQGCTGTSQVDVIVYPLPVADFTAPPVCLGAPSVFSDQSVSTQTISSWNWTFGDGTGSTLSSPSYTYADTGTYNAVLTVTTADGCTSSVAQPVIVYPVPTPDLGPDPAYCDGGNATFGTSGGVSYDWTPGGMTDSVITVNPSATTAYTVTVTNAQGCAASDSILVTVYPLPIADAGTNQAVCFGSSATLTASGGVLYDWQPIGVGTATTTITPDTTSDYTVLVTDANGCTDTDVVTVVVNELPVLSATADSARCNGAADGVATSQVTGGTGPYGYTWSPSGGSAAVAGGLTAGAYSVIVTDVNGCSDTAYAQVNEPAALTIAASATDVACNGFTNGTLNANAGGGIPGYTYTWSPGNHSGASISSLPAGTYTVTATDYNGCTITTTTVIQQPTVLQANASAVPTLCNGSATGSVSASVNGGTAGYTYNWLPGNATSANVSGLAAGLYNVTVLDANGCLTTASVNLTEPTPVSVSTGSTAATCGVANGSVNALASGGVGGYTYSWTPGGGVGATVNGLYAGGYTVTATDANGCTSTQVATISNTGAPVITASVVQNVSCFGGADGSAVANIVSGNGPFTYSWPGGVANDTVSGLSAGTYPVTVTDVNGCSALDTVQVIQPTALSIITGARPASCAGYSDGSVSFSVSGGTPGYQAVWSPGGHTGNINSGIPAGVYSVTVTDAHGCTILGSATVTQPQPVSVSGSTAPVSCNGGSDGQAFIAAAGGTGPYEFDWLPSGIANDTASGLAAGQHIVTITDSLGCITSDTLTVTQPDPVTLTIVAAGVSCSGAADGVAAVTAAGGNGGYQYLWSNNATSASLNNVPAGLYTVMVTDLLGCTATGSAIVDDPFPVELFVEGPAPICIGQEALLTASASGGTSPFSFTWNEGTVNDSLAVTLDTTTTFSVVVTDANGCSTAPQEVEVVVYPPLQLSVAELPIICGGDSALLSAEVTGGNGGPYAYSWNDGAINGASSVIQPLNDSLFVVIATDGCSPPVTDSVYIDVHPLPVVQFTPENIEGCTPVSVDFSNLIDPPAGSTYYWDLDDNVTSTDPAPTHTYVTPGTYDVTLTITSDQGCVATQTIEQAVQVWGYPQAGFQQSADTISIFTPVVEFSDISTDAVSWEWNFGDGSTASGEQFPVHHYADSGNYVVQLIVTSEGGCPDTIYGIVRIEPEFTLYIPNAFTPNGDGKNDGFIAIGEGVLEYNMWIIDRWGREIFYSNRFDKPWDGSVYGGDPTCQNDVYEYVIDVLDIRQRKHRFIGHVTLVR, encoded by the coding sequence CGGAGCCTACGATCCTGATGGCGATTCACTGGTTTACCAAATGATCACGCCCCTGGATCAGGCCGGACTCGGCGTCACCTACCTCGCGCCGTTTAACGCGTTGAATCCGCTCAGCTCCAGCCCGGCGATGACTTTTAATCCGGCCACGGGCGACATCTGCATGACGCCCACCAACCTCGAGGTCACGGTCATGGCCGTGCTCGTGAACGAGTACCGGAACGGCGTCCTGATTGGAAGTGTCGAACGCGACATCCAGGTGACGGTCATCAACTGCAGCAACATCATTCCGTCGGTCTCCGGCATTAACGGAACCAATAGTTTCGCGACTTCCGTCTGTGCCGGTTCGCAGCTTTGCTTCAACGTCTTCTCGTCGGATGCCGATGCTGCGCAAAACACGACCCTGAGCTGGGACTTTTCCATCCCCGGCGCGACCTTCGTGACCACTCCCGGCACGCGGGAATCCGGTACGTTCTGTTGGACTCCGTCGGCTGCTGACATCTCGACGGTACCCTATTGCTTCACTGTCACGGTGCAGGATGACAACTGTCCGTATGCAGGAAGCCAGACGTTCGCCTATTGCATCAGTGTCAACGGACTTGCCGTGAATGCAGGGCCGGATGTCGCACTCGGTTGCACATCCGGTGCGACCCAGGCGACACTCAACGCGACGATTACCGGTGTGAACGGGCCTTACACCTATTCCTGGAGTTCCGGACAAACAACTTCTTCGATCACAGTCGGTGCGGGCACCTATATTGTTACCGCGACCGGAGGAGGTTGTACGGGTCGGGATACGGTCGTAGTAGCCGGCGGAAGCCCGAATCCGGTAGCGGCTTTCAGTTTCACCGACGATTGCACCGGCACGATCGCGACGTTTACCGACCAATCGTCCGTGTCGGTCGGCGGTTTTAGCGGTTACCAATGGAACTTCGGCGATGGCACAACCGCAGCGATACAGAACCCGACGCATACTTACAGCGCACCCGGTACCTACAACGTCACCCTGATCGTGCAGACCCCCGGCGGTTGCAGTGATACGATCACGCAGGCCGTAACGCTTACTCCGGAATTACCAACGGCCGCGTTCACTGCTCCGCCCGTTTGCTTCGGTTCCAGTACCTCGTTTACTGATCAATCCGTTTCCAATCCCGCGATCACCACCTGGCAGTGGATCTTCGGAGACGGCACGACCTCCGGCGCAGCCTCACCCACACATACCTACGCCGATACGGGATCATACACGGCCAACCTCACTATCACGAACGCAGCCGGTTGTACCAGTACCATTTCACAGACGGTTGTCGTCCATCCGCTTCCTGCGCCGAACCTCGGTCCGGATGTCGCGTATTGCGACGGCGGAAGCGCCAGCTTCACCGCAACCGGTGGCGGCACGTATGCCTGGACACCCGGTGGCATGAGTGATTCGGTGATCACGGTTAATCCAACTACGACAACCTCCTACACCGTTACCGTAACGAATGTACAGGGTTGCACAGGCACCAGCCAGGTGGATGTGATCGTTTATCCTTTGCCGGTTGCCGACTTCACGGCACCTCCTGTATGTTTAGGCGCTCCGAGCGTTTTCTCCGATCAGTCGGTCTCGACACAAACTATTTCCAGTTGGAATTGGACGTTCGGTGACGGAACCGGCAGTACACTGAGTTCGCCTTCGTATACCTATGCGGATACAGGAACCTATAACGCAGTACTGACGGTCACCACGGCCGATGGTTGTACCAGTTCGGTCGCGCAGCCCGTGATCGTGTATCCGGTGCCGACTCCCGATCTGGGTCCGGACCCCGCGTATTGCGATGGCGGAAACGCAACGTTTGGAACCAGCGGCGGCGTCAGCTATGATTGGACACCGGGCGGCATGACGGATTCGGTGATCACCGTCAATCCCTCCGCCACCACCGCTTATACTGTTACCGTTACGAATGCGCAGGGTTGCGCGGCCAGCGATTCCATACTTGTTACCGTTTATCCGCTGCCGATCGCGGATGCCGGCACGAATCAGGCAGTCTGCTTCGGCTCCTCCGCCACACTCACCGCAAGCGGAGGCGTTCTTTACGATTGGCAACCAATTGGGGTCGGCACTGCGACCACCACCATCACCCCCGATACGACATCGGATTATACGGTTCTCGTGACCGATGCGAACGGATGCACCGATACGGATGTGGTCACGGTAGTAGTGAACGAATTGCCCGTTCTCTCGGCAACCGCCGATTCCGCCCGCTGCAACGGTGCGGCCGATGGTGTTGCGACGAGTCAGGTCACTGGTGGAACCGGACCATATGGTTATACCTGGTCACCCTCCGGCGGAAGTGCTGCAGTGGCTGGTGGTCTGACGGCCGGTGCCTATTCGGTCATCGTTACGGATGTCAACGGTTGTTCGGATACCGCCTATGCTCAGGTAAATGAGCCAGCGGCTTTGACGATCGCCGCGTCCGCCACCGATGTGGCCTGCAACGGTTTCACCAACGGAACGCTTAACGCGAATGCAGGCGGAGGAATTCCCGGATATACCTACACCTGGAGTCCGGGGAATCATTCGGGTGCAAGTATTTCTTCCCTTCCGGCCGGAACCTATACGGTAACGGCAACGGACTATAACGGTTGTACCATTACAACCACTACGGTCATCCAGCAACCAACGGTATTGCAAGCCAACGCCAGCGCGGTGCCGACATTGTGTAATGGCAGCGCGACCGGATCGGTCTCTGCGAGTGTGAATGGCGGTACGGCAGGCTATACCTACAACTGGCTTCCGGGAAATGCCACCTCGGCCAATGTCAGCGGGCTGGCTGCCGGCTTATACAATGTCACGGTCCTTGACGCGAACGGTTGTCTGACTACTGCTTCGGTGAACTTGACCGAACCGACACCTGTATCCGTCAGCACCGGTTCAACGGCAGCGACCTGCGGCGTGGCCAACGGCAGTGTGAATGCACTGGCATCCGGCGGTGTTGGCGGATATACTTACAGCTGGACACCCGGCGGCGGAGTCGGCGCGACGGTCAACGGTTTGTATGCGGGCGGTTATACCGTTACCGCGACCGACGCGAACGGATGCACCTCGACGCAGGTAGCCACCATCTCCAACACCGGTGCTCCGGTCATCACCGCTTCGGTTGTGCAAAACGTCTCCTGCTTCGGCGGAGCGGACGGAAGCGCGGTCGCCAACATCGTTTCAGGTAACGGGCCGTTCACCTATTCCTGGCCGGGCGGTGTTGCCAATGATACGGTAAGCGGACTTTCGGCAGGAACGTATCCGGTGACGGTCACCGATGTCAATGGTTGCAGCGCACTGGATACCGTACAGGTGATCCAACCCACGGCCTTGTCGATCATCACCGGTGCACGTCCTGCCAGTTGCGCGGGTTATTCGGATGGTTCCGTGAGCTTCTCCGTTTCCGGCGGCACTCCGGGTTACCAGGCGGTATGGTCGCCCGGCGGACATACCGGCAACATCAATTCAGGGATTCCTGCAGGAGTATATTCGGTTACCGTTACGGATGCGCACGGCTGTACGATACTCGGCAGCGCGACTGTCACGCAACCGCAACCGGTAAGTGTGTCGGGTTCGACTGCGCCTGTATCGTGTAATGGCGGTAGCGACGGACAAGCCTTCATCGCCGCTGCCGGTGGGACGGGTCCGTACGAGTTCGACTGGTTGCCCTCGGGCATTGCCAACGATACTGCGAGCGGACTGGCAGCGGGCCAGCACATCGTCACCATCACCGACAGCCTTGGTTGCATCACCAGCGATACGCTGACGGTTACGCAACCGGATCCCGTTACTCTGACTATCGTTGCTGCGGGAGTCTCTTGCAGCGGCGCGGCCGATGGTGTCGCGGCCGTCACGGCAGCCGGCGGCAATGGAGGTTATCAGTATCTCTGGTCGAACAATGCGACCAGCGCAAGCCTGAACAATGTTCCGGCGGGATTGTATACCGTCATGGTGACCGACCTGCTGGGTTGCACCGCGACCGGTTCGGCGATCGTGGATGATCCGTTTCCGGTGGAATTGTTCGTCGAAGGACCGGCACCGATCTGCATCGGACAAGAAGCCCTCCTCACCGCATCGGCCAGCGGAGGTACGAGTCCGTTCAGCTTCACCTGGAACGAGGGAACCGTCAACGACTCGCTGGCTGTTACGCTTGATACGACAACGACCTTTTCCGTCGTGGTGACCGATGCCAACGGATGCTCGACAGCGCCGCAGGAGGTCGAGGTCGTGGTCTATCCGCCTTTGCAACTGAGCGTGGCGGAGCTTCCAATCATTTGCGGAGGCGATTCCGCGCTCCTGAGTGCGGAGGTGACCGGTGGTAACGGCGGGCCATATGCTTATAGTTGGAACGATGGTGCCATCAACGGCGCATCCTCGGTCATCCAACCCTTGAACGATTCGCTCTTCGTGGTGATCGCCACCGATGGTTGCAGTCCGCCGGTAACCGATTCTGTTTACATCGACGTGCATCCCTTGCCGGTCGTCCAGTTCACGCCGGAGAACATCGAAGGATGCACGCCCGTATCGGTCGACTTTTCAAACCTGATCGATCCGCCGGCGGGTTCAACCTATTACTGGGACCTGGATGATAATGTCACCTCCACCGACCCTGCGCCTACTCATACCTACGTTACACCCGGGACATACGATGTAACGCTTACCATCACCTCCGACCAGGGCTGCGTGGCAACTCAGACGATCGAACAGGCGGTGCAGGTGTGGGGTTACCCGCAAGCCGGCTTCCAGCAATCGGCCGATACGATCTCCATCTTCACGCCGGTCGTTGAGTTCAGCGACATCAGTACCGACGCTGTGAGCTGGGAATGGAATTTCGGCGATGGCAGCACAGCTTCCGGCGAACAGTTTCCTGTTCATCATTATGCGGATAGCGGTAACTACGTCGTACAGCTCATCGTGACCAGCGAAGGCGGTTGTCCGGATACCATCTATGGCATCGTACGGATCGAACCCGAGTTCACGCTCTACATTCCCAACGCGTTCACGCCGAACGGAGACGGAAAGAACGACGGCTTCATCGCGATCGGGGAAGGCGTATTGGAATACAACATGTGGATCATCGACCGCTGGGGCCGCGAGATCTTTTATTCCAACCGTTTCGACAAACCCTGGGACGGCTCCGTGTACGGAGGCGATCCCACCTGCCAGAACGACGTCTACGAATACGTCATCGACGTCCTCGATATCCGGCAACGCAAGCACCGGTTCATCGGGCATGTGACGTTGGTGAGGTGA